Proteins from a genomic interval of Longimicrobium terrae:
- the ald gene encoding alanine dehydrogenase, protein MLIGVPKEIKTNENRIALVPAGAEALVSAGHSVMVERGAGLGSGFTDEQYTAVGATIHDVEEVWARAEMIMKVKEPIAVEYARTRPGQLLFTYFHFAADEALTRAMLASGAVCVTYETVQLPSGELPLLTPMSEVAGRMAIQAGAKYLERYYGGRGMLLGGVPGVAPANVLVIGGGVVGTNSAKMAAGLGARVTILDTSLERLRYLSDVMPANVEMIYSNRHNLLEKLALADVVVGAVLLPGAKAPKLIKRADLKEMKPGSVIVDVAVDQGGCVETIRPTTHEDPIYEIDGVIHYGVANMPGGVPRTSTLALTNATFPYAMRLARLGWKEACRQDPSLALGLNVVNGQVVYGGVAEAFDLPLVDVASVLA, encoded by the coding sequence ATGCTGATCGGCGTTCCTAAGGAAATCAAGACCAACGAAAACCGCATCGCCCTCGTGCCCGCCGGGGCCGAGGCGCTGGTGTCCGCCGGCCACTCGGTGATGGTGGAGCGGGGCGCCGGTCTGGGCAGCGGCTTTACGGATGAGCAGTACACGGCCGTCGGCGCCACCATCCACGACGTGGAAGAGGTGTGGGCCCGCGCCGAGATGATCATGAAGGTCAAGGAGCCCATCGCCGTGGAATACGCGCGCACGCGCCCCGGCCAGCTCCTGTTCACCTACTTCCACTTCGCCGCCGATGAGGCGCTCACCCGCGCCATGCTGGCCTCCGGCGCGGTGTGCGTGACGTACGAGACGGTGCAGCTTCCCAGCGGCGAGCTGCCGCTGCTGACGCCCATGTCCGAGGTGGCGGGGCGCATGGCCATTCAGGCCGGCGCCAAGTACCTGGAGCGCTACTACGGCGGCCGCGGCATGCTGCTGGGCGGCGTTCCCGGCGTGGCGCCGGCGAATGTGCTGGTCATCGGCGGCGGCGTGGTGGGCACCAACTCGGCCAAGATGGCGGCCGGCCTGGGCGCGCGCGTCACCATTCTCGACACCTCGCTGGAGCGCCTGCGCTACCTGAGCGACGTGATGCCGGCGAACGTGGAGATGATCTACAGCAACCGGCACAACCTGCTGGAGAAGCTGGCGCTGGCCGACGTGGTGGTGGGCGCGGTGCTGCTGCCGGGCGCCAAGGCCCCCAAGCTCATCAAGCGCGCGGACCTCAAGGAGATGAAGCCCGGCTCGGTGATCGTGGACGTGGCGGTGGACCAGGGCGGCTGCGTGGAAACCATCCGCCCCACCACGCACGAAGATCCCATCTACGAGATCGACGGCGTGATTCACTACGGCGTGGCCAACATGCCGGGCGGCGTGCCGCGCACCTCCACGCTGGCGCTCACCAACGCCACCTTCCCCTACGCCATGCGCCTGGCGCGCCTGGGGTGGAAGGAAGCCTGCCGCCAGGACCCCTCGCTGGCGCTGGGGCTGAACGTGGTCAACGGCCAGGTGGTGTACGGCGGCGTGGCCGAGGCGTTCGACCTGCCGCTGGTGGATGTGGCGTCGGTGCTGGCGTAA
- the dut gene encoding dUTP diphosphatase, with translation MIIRFKRLPNNPDLPLPSRATPGAAGYDVASADPHFVLMPGQRWLVRTGIAMELPDDVECQVRPRSGLALRHGITLPNTPATIDPDYRGELKVILWNAGTEPVPIPRGMRIAQLVFARFLALEIQETDALESTGRGEGGFGSTGA, from the coding sequence ATGATCATCCGGTTCAAGAGACTGCCCAACAATCCCGACCTGCCGCTCCCCTCGCGCGCCACGCCCGGCGCGGCGGGGTACGACGTGGCCTCCGCCGATCCGCACTTCGTGCTGATGCCGGGGCAGCGCTGGCTGGTGCGCACGGGGATCGCCATGGAGCTGCCGGACGACGTGGAGTGCCAGGTGCGCCCGCGCTCCGGGCTGGCGCTGCGGCACGGCATCACCCTTCCCAACACGCCGGCGACGATCGATCCCGACTATCGCGGCGAGCTGAAGGTCATCCTGTGGAACGCGGGGACGGAGCCGGTGCCCATCCCTCGCGGGATGCGCATCGCGCAGCTCGTGTTCGCGCGGTTCCTGGCTCTGGAGATTCAGGAAACGGACGCGCTGGAGTCGACAGGGCGCGGCGAGGGCGGATTCGGGTCCACGGGAGCGTAA
- a CDS encoding aminotransferase class V-fold PLP-dependent enzyme gives MSSIPHAELEAFRTEFPILQTRTYLNSCSLGALSRRSMGYLGEYQALWNTMGASAWYELWMGRIGQLKQTVATMWNADEKEIALSPSVSGALSSIASAIDYTKRNKIVVAELDFPTLVYQWLARNDVEVVRVPSDDGIGVPPERWAEYVDERTALVATSHVFYGTGYVQDLAPIAKAARDAGALFLVDGYQSAGQIRVDPRAVDADIYVAGPLKWLCGGPGIAFLWVRQERIAELRPTIASWFGARDQFQFRNDELEFRDDAGRFSMGTPAVPTVYTALGGLEIFAEAGQDRIYERIAALTEDVVTLAQEAGFELKIAEDPARRSGIVLIRNDDAPAAVRRLADKNIIVDHRAGYVRVSPHFYNTPEENRKFIAALRG, from the coding sequence ATGAGCAGCATTCCGCACGCGGAGCTGGAAGCGTTCCGCACCGAGTTTCCCATCCTGCAGACGCGCACGTACCTCAACTCGTGCTCGCTGGGCGCGCTCAGCCGCCGCAGCATGGGCTACCTGGGCGAGTACCAGGCCCTGTGGAACACCATGGGCGCCAGCGCCTGGTACGAGCTGTGGATGGGCCGCATCGGCCAGCTGAAGCAGACCGTGGCCACCATGTGGAACGCGGACGAAAAGGAGATCGCCCTTTCACCCAGCGTGTCGGGCGCGCTTTCGTCCATCGCCTCGGCCATCGACTACACCAAGCGCAACAAGATCGTCGTCGCCGAGCTGGACTTTCCCACCCTCGTGTACCAGTGGCTGGCGCGCAACGACGTGGAGGTCGTCCGCGTGCCCTCCGATGACGGCATCGGGGTGCCGCCGGAGCGCTGGGCCGAGTACGTGGACGAGCGTACCGCGCTGGTCGCCACCAGCCACGTCTTCTACGGCACCGGCTACGTGCAGGACCTGGCGCCCATCGCCAAGGCGGCGCGCGACGCGGGCGCTCTGTTTCTGGTGGATGGATACCAGTCAGCCGGCCAGATCCGCGTGGACCCGCGCGCGGTGGACGCCGACATCTACGTGGCCGGCCCCCTCAAGTGGCTGTGCGGCGGCCCCGGCATCGCCTTTCTCTGGGTGCGGCAGGAGCGCATCGCCGAGCTGCGCCCCACCATCGCCTCGTGGTTCGGCGCGCGCGACCAGTTCCAGTTCCGCAATGACGAACTGGAATTCCGCGACGATGCCGGCCGGTTCAGCATGGGCACCCCGGCCGTGCCCACCGTCTACACCGCGCTGGGCGGCCTGGAGATCTTTGCCGAGGCCGGCCAGGACCGCATCTACGAGCGCATCGCGGCGCTGACGGAAGATGTGGTCACGCTCGCGCAGGAAGCCGGTTTCGAGCTGAAGATCGCGGAGGATCCCGCGCGCCGTTCGGGCATCGTCCTCATCCGCAACGACGACGCGCCCGCCGCCGTGCGGCGCTTGGCCGACAAGAACATCATTGTGGACCACCGCGCCGGCTACGTCCGCGTATCCCCGCACTTCTACAACACGCCCGAGGAAAACCGGAAGTTCATCGCCGCCCTCCGCGGCTGA
- a CDS encoding carboxymuconolactone decarboxylase family protein, which produces MADRLEEFRLFRERMNTRILEAGNLEIKRFFALDTRCYEAGALDVKTKELLGLVASMVLRCDDCITYHIVRCKEEGVTDAEFFETFNVGLIVGGSIVIPHLRRAVDMLDRLNADGPLDIDRETAE; this is translated from the coding sequence ATGGCCGACCGCCTCGAAGAATTCCGCCTCTTCCGCGAGCGCATGAACACGCGCATCCTGGAAGCCGGCAACCTGGAAATCAAGCGCTTCTTCGCCCTGGACACCCGCTGCTACGAAGCCGGCGCCCTGGACGTAAAGACCAAGGAACTGCTGGGCCTCGTCGCCTCCATGGTGCTGCGCTGCGACGACTGCATCACCTACCACATCGTGCGCTGCAAGGAAGAAGGCGTCACCGACGCCGAGTTCTTTGAAACATTCAACGTGGGACTCATCGTGGGCGGCAGCATCGTCATCCCGCACCTGCGCCGCGCCGTCGACATGCTGGACCGGCTCAACGCCGACGGCCCCCTCGACATCGACCGGGAGACCGCCGAATGA
- a CDS encoding GxxExxY protein, with amino-acid sequence MNVLTKRSAVKHINDITEQVVDAAFDIHTRLGPGLLESVYEILLANVLERRGLRVQRQLPVPFEFDGVRFEEGFKVDILVEECVVVELKSVEKLAPVSSKQLLTYLRLLDLPIGLLINFGAPLIKQGLQRIANPRATDARQVLGLR; translated from the coding sequence ATGAACGTGCTGACGAAAAGGAGTGCCGTGAAGCACATCAACGACATCACGGAACAGGTTGTAGACGCCGCGTTCGATATTCATACGCGACTTGGGCCGGGTTTGCTGGAATCCGTCTACGAAATCCTTCTCGCGAACGTGCTGGAGCGACGAGGATTGCGAGTTCAGCGCCAGCTGCCCGTTCCATTCGAGTTTGATGGTGTCCGTTTCGAAGAAGGGTTCAAGGTGGACATCCTGGTAGAGGAATGCGTTGTGGTGGAACTCAAGTCGGTGGAGAAGCTTGCGCCCGTGAGCAGCAAGCAGCTTCTCACCTACCTTAGGCTGCTTGACCTGCCGATCGGGTTGTTGATCAACTTCGGCGCGCCGCTCATCAAGCAGGGGCTACAACGAATCGCAAACCCCAGGGCAACAGATGCTCGCCAAGTGCTGGGGTTGCGGTAG
- the queG gene encoding tRNA epoxyqueuosine(34) reductase QueG: MSATLSPDELSERIRVRAREMGFGAVGVAPVHASAHGDAYERWIAQEMHGDMAYLAREDAVAKRRDPAVLVPGARSAVVVGLEYFNADADPSSPLDPARGVVARYARNDDYHDLMKERLIQLQDWINDTLLPVHGRAYVDTGALLERELASRAGLGWHGRNTMLIQPRRGSYWFLGAILLDVELDYDAPFATEHCGTCSACLTACPTNALLGRDETGAPRMDARRCISYLTIELRGPIPRDLRPAMGNRVYGCDICQEVCPFNNSKFVRITREPAFLARAGLDGPSLIEWMGMSQEDFSRRFKNSPIKRAKRRGLLRNVAVALGNWGALEAVPALAVALHDDEPLVRGHAAWALGRIGTEAAWQALAGRAGVEEDAWVGEEIAAALRERTAS, from the coding sequence ATGTCTGCGACTCTTTCCCCTGATGAACTGAGCGAGCGCATCCGCGTGCGGGCCCGGGAGATGGGCTTCGGCGCGGTGGGCGTGGCGCCGGTGCACGCCAGCGCGCACGGAGATGCGTACGAGCGCTGGATCGCGCAGGAGATGCACGGCGACATGGCGTACCTGGCCCGCGAAGACGCCGTCGCCAAGCGCCGCGATCCCGCCGTGCTCGTTCCCGGCGCGCGCTCCGCCGTGGTCGTGGGGCTGGAGTACTTCAACGCGGACGCCGATCCCTCCTCGCCGCTGGACCCGGCGCGCGGCGTCGTGGCCCGCTACGCCCGCAACGACGACTATCACGATCTCATGAAGGAGCGCCTGATCCAACTGCAGGACTGGATCAACGACACGCTCCTTCCCGTGCACGGCCGCGCGTACGTGGACACCGGCGCGCTGCTGGAACGCGAACTCGCCTCGCGCGCGGGGCTGGGCTGGCACGGGCGCAACACCATGCTCATTCAGCCGCGGCGCGGATCGTACTGGTTTCTGGGCGCCATCCTGCTGGACGTGGAACTCGACTACGACGCCCCGTTCGCTACGGAGCACTGCGGCACCTGCTCCGCCTGCCTGACCGCGTGCCCCACCAACGCGCTGCTGGGGCGCGACGAAACCGGCGCGCCTCGCATGGACGCGCGCCGCTGCATCAGCTACCTGACCATCGAATTGCGCGGCCCCATCCCCCGCGACCTGCGCCCGGCCATGGGCAACCGCGTCTACGGCTGCGACATCTGCCAAGAGGTTTGCCCGTTCAACAATTCCAAGTTTGTCCGGATTACCCGCGAGCCGGCGTTTCTCGCGCGGGCGGGGCTGGACGGCCCGTCGCTGATCGAGTGGATGGGAATGAGTCAGGAGGACTTTAGCCGGCGGTTTAAGAACTCACCCATCAAACGCGCCAAGCGACGCGGCCTTCTGCGCAACGTCGCCGTCGCGCTCGGCAATTGGGGCGCGCTGGAAGCTGTCCCCGCGCTCGCAGTCGCGCTTCACGATGACGAGCCGCTTGTGCGGGGGCACGCGGCTTGGGCACTGGGCCGAATCGGCACGGAGGCCGCGTGGCAGGCGCTCGCCGGACGCGCGGGGGTGGAGGAGGATGCGTGGGTGGGCGAGGAAATCGCGGCGGCGCTCAGGGAACGCACGGCAAGCTGA
- a CDS encoding tetratricopeptide repeat protein: protein MAAIIHPSFLMSRLDIISDSLVPGTESVFFLGCFESRVTLYAQQVRALNLVDAILAQQLVRPNGRVAIVGGGVAGVTAAAAFALAGPQLQTVDLFEVKKELLHLQRSGADRYLHPHLYDWPAPHARRTEAGLPLLNWEAGSAGDVASDLLKEFATIKGIRPILHEKLDLRVAEVKPATSGAGCFVSVEGAANEGAEYDVVVLSIGFGYERNDQNTPSYWMPFPIAPGSIKAPGTSHHVLVSGNGDGGLVDFQKVTFNQSHREIIEFLTGYKGLKKAQEKLLEIEDAAWNDADVDLHEAYRELVLPVLPRYLLTDVREKLRRDVHVWLHTREKRLFRRDTAVLNRFGTFLVIEADRDSGRSSRMIRVCRGVELPHPDALGALHFPGEDPFVPKYQFLRFGADREAILDPFLPLAQALPSRSALRTVGLPAPTPALTSTARKRFQRLTAAVQPVETAPSLPNPPPRTSKTKHHPADMFARDPQEFELPHGRSAMQRVERTVRRQEVQRLLYTMRQAAANPDGLCGLVMVVGPCGSGKSILMAQAFKERKRALYFSMDDPPQPAGEPASRERRPHGAPPNHDELMEGSSDAVSSARGGVARPHVPTRGGEALRTATIAVPVRMHWLAGACRLAGKPQPRAALPAGEASRQITELLRSIADPADPVYIFIDAVNQVEAPDSYDVLLSGLRPEQLPAGIVIVISTQESEEVMQHLREMDGGPHDWKPLYIEQLKAYHETVALMLNDWPEHLPPVRLPDALTAELHEKVDGLPINAWGWGVRLQQLVESDGDSAVEAFWTELKEAKVGFFPDAYLDRLLTQLDRGFRPAGLPRAVGWYLALMRQPVTRDEIYDAHPALKFITLDPRDVSRDQIDAALDRLSGFLISERVGSARRWRLRNESLHDTWLNKFGRPELTEVLMNALLPFGVIPPVDRWSPEECQEWVGFVTERSTRYERLSAAQSAAVLQGLLDRIASGSLPRVAHRAPAIRQKQGVLEYKAGKMDLSGQIAQDAVEELRARTAEENSREIQADLLFDLGNAVSHAAWFSWFKEQKNYTELYEESVRWHHAAAQLCPERWSPLRAARLMRTQNDVTLGLTDSERALNVLSEAIALGSTLPQELSEVRAALAGCYSSRGYRYARLERNDEAIADYDAAVAIFDADMPTLPDNRESFANVLFNRALEQFGLGRIDEALEGHDRAIALYQELDQTAQVRESLANAYAARADCNQRLERTEAVVADRLEAAALMETVDHTPERQFVLGLALRGAARGMRELGRLDEAGDAYARAINVLAPLSKSWHQALGALQDSYIESASIRRMQGRNEEALAAYRQMPEVALLKNNSFGVLFESMGGPGSDSEPLAKISELATFLNFAPLPEEHMAWARERLGLAGDDFADLRHRVTFRIAPLSFYADGYLLVAEDTSRAGRAELFALCRLGKEVSGLDWTNGPIYDANTRWEIHLDDDRVRDYCRFFFHFVYGRYGPFTIFERIDELPWNDKATSADFERVRLLSAPISLLPSTEPGVYRLDSRMLFKDAVFSATISVVSDAKDPSQRGLISLSEEAMIGDELPVHEAPLPYLRDIPVPPEANPEASAKVPRQSPLVVYRNTSEEELLRKAQYGVLLHGLGKEDPVQERLPRVSDEARFLTFEPLPEHHLGWAYEILGLTGVEFTRVRERLQFRVAPLAFYRAGYLLATEDRSRRGPGEMFALCRLGEELVGLDWTDKPIYGAANASLELRLDTDDQVVQYCRFFMHFVHDKRGVSRIFENVTELPWTAAATDRDVARVQAICTPVTVRATTPEIVQLKARLLRNRSIFSATIQVHLEQESGSRGRVTLCDEVELLKELPVHLPVSPYIRDHRSRVASIS from the coding sequence TTGGCCGCGATCATTCATCCATCCTTTCTCATGTCCCGCTTAGACATCATTTCGGACTCACTCGTTCCGGGCACCGAGAGCGTATTTTTTCTGGGGTGCTTCGAGTCACGTGTGACGCTGTACGCGCAGCAGGTTCGCGCCTTGAACCTCGTTGATGCGATCTTGGCCCAGCAACTCGTGCGGCCCAATGGACGCGTGGCGATCGTGGGAGGCGGCGTCGCCGGGGTTACGGCGGCCGCAGCGTTCGCGCTCGCAGGGCCCCAGCTGCAGACTGTGGACCTGTTTGAGGTGAAGAAGGAACTCCTGCATCTGCAGCGGAGTGGGGCCGACCGGTACCTCCATCCCCACCTTTACGACTGGCCCGCGCCCCACGCGCGGCGCACCGAGGCTGGCCTTCCCCTGCTAAACTGGGAAGCAGGTAGCGCGGGCGATGTCGCGTCCGATCTGCTCAAGGAGTTTGCCACCATTAAGGGAATTCGCCCCATCCTTCACGAGAAGCTCGATCTGCGCGTGGCGGAGGTGAAGCCTGCGACAAGCGGGGCGGGGTGCTTCGTCTCCGTGGAAGGCGCGGCGAACGAGGGGGCGGAGTACGACGTGGTCGTCTTGAGCATCGGCTTCGGCTATGAACGAAACGACCAGAACACTCCGTCCTACTGGATGCCGTTCCCTATCGCACCAGGCTCCATCAAAGCGCCGGGGACGTCGCATCACGTCCTGGTGTCCGGGAACGGTGACGGAGGCCTCGTCGATTTCCAGAAGGTCACGTTCAACCAGTCTCATCGCGAGATCATCGAGTTCCTGACCGGCTACAAGGGGCTGAAGAAGGCGCAGGAGAAGCTGCTGGAGATCGAAGACGCTGCATGGAACGACGCGGATGTCGACCTCCACGAAGCGTACCGGGAATTGGTTCTCCCCGTTTTGCCACGATACCTGCTGACGGACGTGCGGGAGAAGCTCCGCAGAGATGTGCACGTCTGGCTCCATACCCGGGAGAAGCGCCTGTTCCGCCGCGACACCGCCGTGCTGAACCGGTTCGGGACGTTCCTGGTAATCGAGGCGGACCGGGACAGCGGTAGGTCATCTCGGATGATCCGGGTGTGCCGCGGCGTAGAGTTGCCGCATCCCGACGCTTTGGGCGCGCTCCACTTCCCCGGCGAGGACCCATTCGTCCCCAAATACCAGTTCCTCCGCTTCGGAGCAGACCGGGAGGCGATCCTGGATCCGTTCCTGCCGCTCGCGCAAGCGCTACCCAGCCGCTCAGCGCTCAGAACGGTTGGCCTTCCCGCCCCAACACCAGCCCTCACCTCGACCGCGCGAAAGCGCTTCCAAAGGCTCACGGCCGCCGTCCAGCCGGTGGAGACGGCCCCCTCGCTTCCGAACCCTCCCCCGCGCACCAGTAAAACGAAGCACCACCCGGCGGACATGTTCGCACGCGACCCCCAAGAGTTCGAACTGCCCCACGGCAGAAGCGCAATGCAGCGGGTGGAGCGCACCGTCCGCCGCCAAGAAGTTCAGCGGCTGCTATACACGATGCGCCAAGCGGCCGCGAACCCGGACGGATTGTGCGGCTTAGTGATGGTGGTGGGGCCGTGCGGCAGCGGGAAGAGCATCCTGATGGCGCAGGCGTTCAAGGAACGCAAACGTGCTCTCTACTTCTCCATGGACGATCCCCCGCAGCCGGCCGGGGAGCCCGCCTCCCGGGAAAGACGACCGCATGGCGCGCCCCCCAATCACGACGAGTTGATGGAGGGCAGCAGTGACGCTGTCTCCTCCGCCCGTGGCGGTGTGGCGCGCCCGCACGTGCCCACCCGTGGGGGTGAAGCACTCCGCACCGCCACCATCGCGGTACCCGTGCGTATGCACTGGCTGGCCGGGGCGTGCAGGCTTGCCGGAAAGCCCCAGCCCCGCGCCGCGCTCCCAGCCGGGGAGGCTTCGCGCCAGATCACGGAGTTGCTGCGATCCATCGCCGATCCCGCTGACCCGGTCTACATTTTCATCGATGCGGTCAACCAGGTGGAGGCTCCCGACTCGTACGACGTGCTGCTTAGCGGTCTGCGGCCGGAGCAGCTGCCCGCCGGGATCGTCATCGTGATCTCCACTCAGGAGAGCGAGGAGGTGATGCAGCACCTGCGAGAAATGGACGGGGGACCCCACGACTGGAAGCCGCTCTATATCGAACAGCTGAAGGCTTATCACGAGACCGTTGCCCTCATGCTCAACGATTGGCCGGAGCACCTGCCTCCGGTTCGTCTGCCGGACGCGCTCACGGCCGAGCTCCACGAGAAGGTGGACGGGCTTCCCATCAACGCGTGGGGGTGGGGCGTCCGCCTGCAGCAACTGGTGGAGAGCGACGGCGACTCCGCCGTGGAAGCGTTCTGGACCGAGTTGAAGGAGGCGAAGGTCGGCTTCTTTCCAGATGCGTACCTGGACCGCCTCCTCACGCAGCTGGACCGGGGGTTCAGGCCGGCGGGGCTGCCTAGGGCCGTGGGTTGGTACCTAGCCCTGATGCGGCAGCCCGTGACGCGCGACGAAATCTACGATGCGCATCCGGCCTTGAAGTTCATCACCCTTGACCCGAGGGACGTTTCGCGCGACCAGATCGATGCCGCGCTGGACCGCCTGAGCGGCTTTCTCATCAGCGAGCGCGTGGGGTCCGCGCGCCGCTGGCGCCTGCGCAACGAATCCCTCCACGACACTTGGCTCAACAAGTTCGGCCGGCCGGAACTGACGGAGGTGCTGATGAATGCCCTGCTCCCGTTCGGCGTCATACCGCCAGTGGATCGCTGGAGCCCCGAGGAATGCCAAGAGTGGGTCGGGTTCGTCACGGAGCGCAGCACACGCTACGAGCGGTTGTCGGCTGCCCAGAGCGCAGCGGTCCTCCAGGGGCTGCTGGACCGCATCGCGTCGGGGTCGCTCCCCCGGGTGGCGCACCGTGCACCCGCCATCCGACAGAAGCAGGGAGTGCTGGAGTACAAGGCCGGAAAGATGGACCTGAGCGGCCAGATCGCGCAGGATGCCGTGGAGGAACTAAGGGCGCGAACCGCCGAGGAGAACTCGCGCGAGATCCAGGCGGACCTGCTATTCGATCTAGGCAATGCCGTGAGCCACGCCGCCTGGTTCTCGTGGTTCAAGGAGCAGAAGAACTACACGGAGCTGTACGAAGAGTCCGTGCGCTGGCACCATGCCGCGGCGCAGCTGTGCCCCGAGCGCTGGTCTCCGCTCCGCGCCGCCAGGCTGATGCGGACTCAGAACGACGTCACACTTGGGCTGACGGACTCGGAGCGGGCACTGAACGTCCTGAGCGAAGCCATCGCGCTGGGCTCTACACTCCCTCAGGAGCTCTCGGAGGTCCGGGCGGCGCTCGCGGGGTGCTACAGCAGTAGGGGGTACCGGTACGCGCGCTTGGAACGGAACGACGAAGCTATCGCCGACTACGACGCCGCTGTGGCAATCTTCGATGCCGATATGCCCACCCTGCCCGACAACCGCGAGTCCTTTGCCAACGTGCTCTTCAACCGTGCGCTGGAGCAGTTCGGCTTGGGGCGGATCGACGAAGCTCTGGAGGGCCACGATCGAGCGATCGCGCTGTACCAGGAACTGGACCAGACGGCGCAGGTGCGGGAGTCGCTTGCGAATGCATACGCCGCCCGCGCGGACTGCAACCAGCGGCTGGAGCGCACGGAGGCGGTCGTTGCGGACCGTCTCGAGGCAGCTGCGCTGATGGAGACGGTGGATCACACGCCGGAACGGCAGTTCGTCCTGGGACTCGCCCTGCGTGGGGCCGCACGGGGGATGCGCGAGTTGGGAAGGCTGGACGAGGCGGGGGACGCTTATGCCCGGGCAATCAACGTTCTCGCCCCCCTGTCCAAGAGCTGGCACCAAGCCCTTGGCGCGCTGCAGGACAGCTATATCGAAAGCGCCTCAATCCGGCGAATGCAAGGGCGGAACGAGGAGGCGCTCGCCGCATACCGGCAGATGCCGGAGGTAGCGCTGCTGAAGAACAACTCGTTCGGCGTTCTCTTCGAGAGCATGGGCGGGCCCGGCTCAGATTCCGAGCCGTTGGCGAAGATTAGTGAGCTGGCCACCTTTTTGAATTTCGCTCCGCTCCCGGAAGAGCACATGGCATGGGCGCGCGAGCGGCTGGGGCTAGCCGGTGACGATTTCGCGGACCTTCGCCACCGCGTTACGTTCCGGATTGCTCCGCTATCGTTCTACGCCGACGGTTACCTGCTCGTGGCGGAGGACACCTCGCGGGCCGGCCGAGCCGAGCTGTTCGCCCTCTGCCGGCTTGGTAAAGAGGTGAGCGGCCTCGACTGGACGAACGGACCTATCTACGACGCCAACACTCGCTGGGAGATCCACCTGGACGATGATAGGGTCCGGGACTACTGTCGCTTTTTCTTTCACTTCGTCTATGGGCGGTACGGTCCCTTCACAATATTCGAACGTATCGACGAGCTGCCCTGGAATGACAAGGCGACGTCGGCCGATTTCGAGCGGGTGCGGCTGTTGAGTGCTCCTATATCCCTGCTTCCATCCACCGAGCCGGGCGTATACCGGTTGGACTCGCGGATGCTGTTCAAGGACGCTGTTTTTTCCGCGACCATTTCAGTCGTGAGCGATGCCAAGGATCCTTCGCAACGGGGACTGATCTCCCTCAGTGAGGAGGCGATGATCGGTGATGAGTTGCCGGTGCACGAAGCACCCTTGCCCTACCTGCGGGATATACCCGTTCCGCCCGAGGCGAACCCGGAGGCCTCTGCAAAGGTTCCGCGGCAGAGTCCGCTGGTCGTGTACAGGAACACCTCGGAGGAGGAACTGCTCCGGAAAGCTCAGTACGGTGTGCTTCTTCATGGTCTGGGCAAGGAGGATCCCGTCCAAGAGCGGCTGCCCCGTGTCAGCGACGAAGCTCGGTTCCTTACGTTTGAGCCGCTCCCCGAACATCACCTTGGGTGGGCGTACGAGATTCTCGGTCTGACCGGGGTAGAGTTCACGCGAGTTCGCGAACGCTTACAATTCCGCGTAGCTCCCTTGGCCTTCTACCGCGCCGGCTACCTCCTTGCGACCGAGGACAGGTCGAGACGTGGGCCCGGGGAGATGTTCGCTCTTTGCCGGCTGGGAGAAGAGCTCGTCGGCCTCGACTGGACGGATAAGCCAATCTATGGCGCAGCAAACGCAAGCCTGGAACTCCGCCTAGACACCGACGATCAGGTGGTTCAGTATTGCCGTTTCTTCATGCACTTTGTTCATGACAAGCGCGGTGTGTCCCGGATCTTCGAGAACGTGACGGAATTGCCGTGGACGGCGGCAGCGACAGATAGGGACGTCGCCCGCGTACAGGCGATTTGCACTCCCGTTACGGTCCGCGCGACCACGCCGGAAATCGTGCAACTCAAGGCGAGATTGTTGCGCAACCGCTCCATATTCTCTGCGACCATCCAAGTCCACTTGGAGCAGGAGTCAGGATCTCGGGGACGTGTCACGCTATGCGATGAGGTAGAACTACTGAAAGAATTGCCGGTTCACCTCCCTGTTTCACCTTACATAAGGGATCATCGAAGCAGAGTCGCATCCATCAGTTAA
- a CDS encoding HEAT repeat domain-containing protein encodes MEQPGSRHISNEVCPFNNSKFVQITREPAFLAREGLDGPSLIEWMGMTQEDFSRRFKNSPIKRTKRRGLLRNVAVALGNWGAPEAVPALAIALNDEEPLIRGHAAWALGRIGTEAALQALRGREEVEEDAWVREEIALAFIGA; translated from the coding sequence GTGGAGCAACCGGGAAGTCGACACATCTCCAATGAGGTCTGTCCGTTCAACAATTCCAAGTTCGTCCAGATTACCCGGGAACCGGCGTTTCTGGCGCGCGAGGGGCTGGACGGGCCGTCGCTCATCGAGTGGATGGGGATGACGCAGGAGGACTTCAGCCGCCGGTTCAAGAACTCGCCCATCAAGCGCACCAAGCGGCGCGGCCTGCTGCGCAACGTCGCGGTCGCGCTCGGCAACTGGGGTGCGCCGGAGGCCGTCCCCGCGCTCGCGATCGCGCTCAACGACGAGGAGCCGCTCATCCGCGGGCACGCGGCGTGGGCGCTGGGCCGCATCGGCACGGAGGCGGCGCTTCAGGCACTTCGGGGCAGGGAAGAGGTCGAAGAGGACGCCTGGGTGCGGGAGGAGATCGCACTGGCGTTCATCGGCGCATGA